The proteins below come from a single uncultured Dethiosulfovibrio sp. genomic window:
- a CDS encoding ABC transporter substrate-binding protein, translating to MKKVAALLAMAALLVTGSMAFAGSDKPLAGQNISIFCAATGENEIFAEFTKDTGIVVNYLSMSSGEVLTRLRASKGKNIADAWYGGGVDSFLVAGQEGYLESYRSPEAELIPEQYKDKEGYWTGLSLVAVDLIINKDVMKDKNLPMPKTWEDLGKPEYKDEVMMSNPTISGTNYSVLFYIIEAYGEERGWEIINKINENIPFYTKRGSGPPNKAAMGEVAIGIDPYDVGVKLIEQGQPVISVFPEDGTPGSLAPVAIMKDAKNMDAAKAFVDWCLSKRGQEVQMANTAKVGTRPDAEVPDYLKGLKNAKVVIVDPVKSGEMRDEILDRWQKDCGDKAEQ from the coding sequence ATGAAAAAAGTAGCAGCACTTTTGGCCATGGCGGCTCTTCTGGTCACAGGCTCCATGGCGTTCGCTGGATCGGACAAGCCTCTGGCGGGGCAGAACATAAGTATCTTCTGCGCCGCTACCGGCGAGAACGAAATTTTTGCCGAGTTCACCAAGGACACGGGCATAGTGGTCAACTACCTGAGCATGTCGTCAGGTGAGGTACTGACCAGGCTCCGTGCATCAAAGGGCAAGAACATCGCCGACGCCTGGTACGGTGGCGGGGTGGACAGCTTCCTCGTCGCTGGGCAGGAGGGATACCTGGAGTCCTACAGGTCCCCTGAAGCCGAGCTTATCCCCGAGCAGTATAAGGATAAAGAGGGCTACTGGACCGGCCTCTCCCTGGTTGCGGTGGACCTGATAATCAACAAAGACGTCATGAAGGATAAAAACCTCCCCATGCCCAAGACCTGGGAGGACCTCGGGAAGCCCGAATATAAGGACGAGGTTATGATGAGCAACCCCACCATCTCGGGCACCAACTACTCGGTGCTTTTCTACATCATCGAGGCTTACGGCGAGGAGAGAGGATGGGAGATAATAAACAAGATAAACGAAAACATCCCCTTCTACACCAAAAGAGGATCGGGGCCTCCCAATAAGGCAGCAATGGGAGAGGTCGCCATAGGCATCGACCCTTACGACGTAGGTGTAAAGCTCATAGAGCAGGGACAACCTGTAATATCGGTCTTCCCAGAGGACGGGACCCCCGGCTCCCTGGCTCCCGTAGCAATAATGAAGGACGCCAAGAACATGGACGCGGCCAAGGCCTTCGTGGACTGGTGTCTCTCAAAGAGGGGCCAGGAGGTCCAGATGGCCAACACCGCCAAGGTCGGGACCAGGCCTGACGCCGAGGTCCCAGATTACCTCAAGGGGCTGAAAAACGCCAAGGTAGTCATAGTCGACCCGGTCAAATCAGGGGAGATGAGAGATGAGATCCTGGACAGATGGCAAAAGGACTGCGGTGACAAAGCGGAACAGTAG
- a CDS encoding HD domain-containing protein: MGPRQLKSIRRWFEDYTSDYYRQCGKLHQLELKERHSRRVAENAGLLADDLDWDDSDRCLAVAAGLLHDIGRFPQYRDYGTFYDFKSVDHGDRGEQALREDFPKNLLSPKEFELIAMTIREHNKKDLPQLPPEDLAMLRIVKDSDKIDIYKVVREHIQRGEQDAIYPGLGPEGDLSLPIIEGLLKDKKARYDQLRTLSDVLLFQLCWVHDMAHRQSTKLLWNRGDLEWLIDRIPNTTEVKPVISQVMEEISRATDG; this comes from the coding sequence ATGGGACCAAGACAGCTAAAATCCATAAGGCGATGGTTTGAGGACTACACCTCCGATTATTACCGCCAGTGCGGAAAGCTCCATCAGCTGGAGCTGAAGGAAAGGCACAGCCGAAGGGTGGCGGAAAACGCTGGCCTCCTGGCGGACGATCTGGACTGGGACGACAGCGACAGATGCCTGGCTGTGGCAGCAGGGCTCCTCCACGACATAGGTCGCTTCCCTCAGTACAGAGACTACGGGACCTTCTACGACTTCAAATCGGTCGACCACGGCGACAGGGGAGAGCAGGCACTCAGAGAGGACTTCCCAAAGAACCTGCTCTCCCCCAAGGAGTTCGAGCTTATCGCCATGACGATCAGAGAGCACAATAAAAAGGACCTGCCGCAACTACCCCCGGAGGACCTGGCGATGCTCAGGATCGTCAAAGACAGCGACAAGATAGACATATACAAAGTCGTCAGAGAGCACATCCAAAGAGGGGAACAGGACGCAATCTATCCCGGCCTAGGGCCCGAGGGGGATCTTTCCCTACCTATAATAGAGGGGCTCCTGAAGGACAAAAAAGCTCGCTACGATCAGCTCCGAACCCTCTCGGACGTCCTGCTGTTTCAGCTTTGCTGGGTCCACGACATGGCCCACAGACAGTCCACAAAACTACTGTGGAACAGAGGGGACCTGGAATGGCTCATAGACCGTATCCCAAACACAACGGAGGTAAAGCCGGTGATCTCCCAGGTGATGGAGGAGATAAGCAGAGCCACGGATGGCTAA
- the deoC gene encoding deoxyribose-phosphate aldolase — protein MEILRELHRVIDNTFLRQDGSMDEIENFISRSVEARFRTVVVPPWAVSRAVAMTEGTDTGVSAVIGFPLGYHPLSVKLYEIEHYLNMGPGVTDFDVVVNVSAIKSGMWDYLREEISALASQIGTRIFKLIIETPLLSEEEIRRMADICSKVRYLDYVKTGSGFAGSPTTEEQVRILAESLKGRKRIKVSGGVRTMADLERFLIVGGDVFGTSSGIAIMDEAMQLL, from the coding sequence TTGGAGATTTTAAGGGAACTTCACAGGGTAATAGATAACACTTTTTTAAGACAGGATGGATCGATGGACGAGATAGAGAATTTTATATCCCGTTCCGTAGAGGCTCGTTTCAGAACTGTGGTGGTCCCACCTTGGGCTGTTTCCAGGGCTGTGGCTATGACCGAGGGAACCGATACAGGGGTGTCAGCGGTTATAGGGTTCCCGTTGGGATATCACCCTCTCTCGGTGAAGCTCTACGAGATAGAGCATTACCTGAATATGGGGCCTGGGGTCACCGATTTTGACGTGGTGGTCAACGTTTCCGCCATAAAGTCGGGTATGTGGGACTACCTTAGAGAGGAAATTTCCGCTTTGGCCAGCCAGATAGGGACCAGGATCTTCAAGCTCATAATAGAGACTCCCCTCCTCTCGGAGGAGGAGATCCGTAGGATGGCGGACATATGTTCCAAGGTGCGATACCTGGATTACGTCAAGACGGGATCCGGTTTTGCCGGAAGCCCTACCACCGAGGAGCAGGTCAGAATACTCGCCGAAAGCCTGAAAGGTAGAAAGAGGATAAAAGTCTCCGGCGGAGTGAGGACCATGGCGGACCTGGAGAGATTTCTCATAGTCGGAGGGGACGTCTTCGGCACCAGCTCCGGCATAGCCATAATGGACGAGGCCATGCAACTTTTGTAA
- the pepV gene encoding dipeptidase PepV — protein sequence MEELRKSIDGLRDDLVAAIRENVAIKSVEGPAEDGAPFGTGPKAAMENFVQIAQRLGFQTGVFKDMVAWADLGDPSSDMVAILGHVDVVPEGDGWSCDPYQGKIEDGKLYGRGVMDDKGPILCALYALKAIRDLDIPLKKRVRIMIGTNEETGSKAIAEYVKSGQELPVAGFTPDAEYPLINGEKGSVIAQLSAPFKAEGPIRILSFDGGVAANSVPSVAKAEIQVDPDKVEKVHFSVSAFKGPEKAKLSVEDKGDGRFVLTMFGAPAHGSLPQIGVNAVAWLVKFLRTLGVSGEQGATLNSLDRYVGTEVYGESLGVCLYDDVSRYTSVCWGTMKSDGDVVKFSLNPRFPVTFSTEDVAPVLEKTFAEAGWQVLSMRKSEPLYMAEDSELVVKLMDVYRQETGRTGDSPMSIGGGTYAKAMPNVLAFGPILPGEPSNIHEANECWDIDNMMTSAKIMGAAIVALAKD from the coding sequence GTGGAAGAACTGAGAAAGAGCATCGATGGCTTAAGGGATGACCTTGTGGCGGCTATAAGGGAAAACGTGGCTATCAAGAGCGTCGAAGGCCCTGCGGAGGACGGAGCTCCCTTCGGTACCGGTCCTAAGGCCGCTATGGAAAACTTCGTCCAGATAGCCCAGCGTCTTGGCTTTCAGACCGGAGTCTTTAAGGATATGGTGGCTTGGGCGGATCTGGGAGATCCAAGCTCGGACATGGTGGCGATTCTAGGCCACGTCGACGTGGTTCCCGAGGGAGATGGATGGAGCTGCGATCCCTACCAGGGGAAGATAGAGGATGGCAAGCTCTACGGCAGAGGGGTAATGGACGACAAAGGGCCTATCCTATGCGCCCTCTATGCTCTTAAGGCCATAAGGGACCTCGATATACCTCTCAAAAAACGGGTTAGAATAATGATAGGGACCAACGAGGAGACCGGTAGCAAGGCTATCGCCGAGTACGTAAAGTCCGGTCAGGAGCTTCCTGTAGCTGGTTTTACCCCTGACGCCGAGTACCCTCTCATAAACGGCGAGAAAGGCAGCGTAATAGCCCAGCTCTCCGCTCCCTTCAAGGCGGAAGGCCCTATCAGGATACTTTCCTTCGACGGTGGTGTTGCGGCAAACTCGGTTCCCTCGGTGGCGAAGGCGGAGATCCAGGTCGATCCTGATAAAGTCGAGAAGGTCCACTTCTCCGTCTCCGCGTTCAAAGGCCCGGAGAAGGCTAAGCTTTCCGTGGAGGATAAAGGCGACGGTCGCTTCGTCCTAACCATGTTCGGAGCACCGGCCCACGGTAGCCTGCCTCAGATCGGTGTCAATGCCGTGGCCTGGCTGGTCAAGTTCCTGAGGACTTTAGGGGTCTCCGGCGAACAGGGAGCCACACTTAACTCCCTTGATCGCTACGTTGGAACCGAAGTTTACGGTGAGAGCCTCGGTGTGTGCCTCTACGACGACGTGTCCCGCTATACCTCTGTGTGCTGGGGGACTATGAAGTCCGACGGAGACGTGGTTAAGTTCTCCCTGAACCCCCGTTTCCCTGTGACCTTCTCCACCGAGGACGTGGCCCCTGTCCTGGAGAAGACCTTTGCTGAGGCGGGATGGCAGGTTCTCTCCATGAGGAAAAGCGAGCCTCTTTATATGGCGGAGGACTCGGAGCTGGTGGTAAAGCTGATGGACGTGTACAGGCAGGAGACCGGCAGGACCGGCGATAGCCCAATGTCCATCGGTGGAGGAACCTACGCAAAGGCCATGCCTAACGTTCTGGCCTTTGGCCCTATCCTTCCCGGCGAGCCCTCCAACATCCACGAGGCCAACGAATGTTGGGATATAGATAACATGATGACCAGTGCGAAGATAATGGGGGCCGCAATAGTGGCCCTGGCAAAAGATTAA
- a CDS encoding galactokinase translates to MRELLCEMWKRYYGPCDGTVIAFAPGRVNLLGEHTDCYGGYVLPCAIDLGTWAMGRLRNDSSVRLRSDNFPHADPVTFDISDLSNLAYHGWANYPKSVIWAMKQRGIPLDKGFDMVFFGTIPRNSGLSSSASIEMATAAVISELCGLNLMADDSSKITMAQICKEAENRFIGVQSGIMDQFAIALGEEDKGVFLNCSTLEHRAVPLSMDDHVLLILDSGKKRELSSSQYNLRREETEEAFKAIKATGVKVSNLADLSPEGYYVVEKSIPDPLLQRRARHVIWENKRAKEGALALEAGDLARFGKLMNRSHLSLQFDYEVTCRELDCLVSYCWQHKGCLGARMTGAGFGGCVLALVEKDGVSPLVEDVSGWYERHTGLKVSVLETVAGNGVSIKK, encoded by the coding sequence TTGCGAGAGTTACTTTGCGAGATGTGGAAACGCTACTACGGTCCCTGTGACGGAACGGTAATAGCCTTCGCTCCAGGCAGGGTCAATCTGCTAGGTGAGCACACCGACTGCTACGGTGGCTACGTCCTCCCCTGTGCCATAGACCTTGGGACCTGGGCTATGGGAAGGCTGAGGAACGATAGCTCCGTTCGGCTAAGGTCGGATAACTTCCCTCACGCCGATCCGGTTACCTTCGATATATCCGATCTTTCAAACCTAGCATACCACGGCTGGGCTAACTATCCCAAGTCGGTCATTTGGGCGATGAAACAGCGAGGTATTCCTCTGGATAAGGGATTCGACATGGTGTTTTTCGGGACGATCCCTAGAAATAGCGGACTTTCTTCCTCTGCGTCAATAGAGATGGCCACCGCTGCGGTGATCTCCGAGCTCTGTGGCCTTAACCTTATGGCCGACGACTCCTCTAAAATTACCATGGCTCAGATATGCAAAGAGGCGGAGAACCGGTTTATAGGGGTGCAGTCGGGCATAATGGACCAGTTCGCCATAGCCTTAGGGGAGGAGGATAAAGGGGTATTCCTGAACTGCTCCACTCTGGAGCACAGGGCGGTCCCTCTGTCCATGGACGACCATGTCCTGCTGATACTGGACTCTGGTAAGAAAAGGGAGTTAAGCTCCTCTCAGTATAATCTCAGGAGAGAGGAGACGGAAGAGGCCTTTAAGGCCATAAAGGCGACAGGGGTAAAGGTCTCAAATTTGGCGGACCTGTCTCCCGAGGGGTACTACGTCGTGGAGAAATCTATACCCGACCCTCTTCTACAGAGGAGGGCCAGACACGTTATATGGGAAAATAAAAGGGCTAAAGAGGGTGCCCTCGCTTTGGAGGCAGGTGATCTAGCCCGTTTCGGAAAGCTCATGAACCGATCTCACCTTTCCCTCCAGTTCGACTACGAGGTGACCTGTCGAGAGCTGGACTGTCTGGTCTCCTATTGCTGGCAACATAAAGGCTGCCTGGGAGCCAGGATGACCGGTGCGGGTTTTGGAGGCTGTGTGTTGGCTCTTGTCGAAAAGGACGGCGTTTCCCCCTTGGTGGAGGATGTCTCGGGCTGGTACGAGAGGCATACTGGCTTAAAGGTCTCGGTATTGGAGACTGTGGCAGGGAACGGGGTTTCCATAAAGAAATAG